One genomic region from Nitrospira sp. encodes:
- a CDS encoding Xaa-Pro peptidase family protein: MKRPTISQPELATLFIAASEQDSNLYYATRFMAPDPFIYLEIKGERLMVMSDLEIDRARTQASVDRVLSYSGIEQKAKKQGIKSPTTVDIVHVVLKEFKVRRLLVPANFPFIYATRLQELGYSLKPKRDPFYEQRVVKSAEEVRFIELSQRATEDAVASAHDLLRRATIQDGELWFDGALLTSERVKQLINVKLMELNCVAQHTIVAGGEQACDPHNEGSGPLPAHRSIIFDVFPRSATNRYFADMSRTVIRGTASPELKRLYGAVKDAQEDAIDQIKDGADGMKIHQGICARFEKAGYKTGLVNGRMQGYFHGTGHGVGLDIHEAPRISRTGALLQEGHVVTVEPGLYYPGLGAVRIEDMVLVTKDGCRNLTNFPKAFELG, translated from the coding sequence ATGAAACGCCCCACGATATCACAACCAGAGCTGGCCACACTGTTCATCGCCGCCAGCGAGCAGGACTCGAATCTGTACTATGCCACGCGCTTCATGGCGCCGGACCCGTTCATCTATCTCGAAATCAAAGGTGAGCGGTTGATGGTCATGAGCGATCTGGAAATAGATCGTGCCAGAACCCAAGCTTCAGTAGATCGGGTGCTGTCCTATTCTGGAATTGAACAGAAGGCGAAGAAACAGGGGATCAAGAGCCCGACAACCGTCGATATCGTGCACGTCGTCTTGAAAGAGTTCAAGGTCAGACGGCTGCTGGTTCCTGCTAATTTTCCGTTCATCTACGCCACGCGGTTACAGGAACTGGGATACAGCCTCAAGCCGAAACGTGATCCTTTCTACGAACAACGTGTCGTGAAAAGCGCGGAGGAAGTTCGATTTATCGAGCTATCCCAGCGAGCCACTGAAGATGCGGTGGCCTCGGCGCATGATCTGCTGCGACGGGCGACCATTCAGGACGGGGAGCTGTGGTTTGACGGAGCGCTGTTGACATCTGAGCGGGTCAAGCAGTTGATCAATGTCAAACTCATGGAGCTGAACTGTGTGGCCCAGCATACGATTGTGGCAGGTGGGGAACAGGCTTGTGATCCTCACAATGAAGGCAGCGGACCGCTGCCGGCTCATCGTAGTATCATCTTCGATGTGTTCCCTCGCTCGGCGACAAACCGTTATTTTGCCGACATGTCCCGTACAGTGATACGCGGGACGGCGAGTCCGGAACTCAAGCGGCTGTATGGCGCTGTCAAGGATGCCCAAGAAGATGCCATCGATCAGATCAAAGACGGCGCTGATGGTATGAAGATCCATCAGGGTATCTGTGCGCGTTTTGAGAAGGCCGGATACAAGACCGGCTTGGTGAACGGCCGCATGCAGGGGTATTTTCACGGAACCGGACATGGTGTGGGGCTGGATATCCACGAGGCGCCACGGATCAGTCGAACTGGGGCGCTCCTCCAAGAGGGCCACGTCGTCACGGTCGAACCAGGACTGTATTATCCAGGATTGGGAGCCGTCCGAATCGAGGACATGGTGCTCGTGACGAAGGACGGTTGCCGCAATCTCACCAATTTTCCCAAAGCCTTCGAGCTCGGATAG
- a CDS encoding archease translates to MSHAFHFLDDVATADLAFEASGNSLQELFQGATCAVIEALADPTTVGSTWRQMIERTDEDPAELLFDWLSELVYWKDAAGVVFSRSELTLARQDHDCWKLTGLLYGEPVNGSAQTLRADVKGVTKHLYRLGQEGGQWAVRVVLDV, encoded by the coding sequence ATGTCCCACGCATTTCACTTTCTGGACGACGTCGCCACAGCTGATCTGGCGTTCGAGGCCTCCGGCAATTCGCTCCAGGAACTCTTCCAAGGGGCGACATGTGCGGTCATCGAAGCTCTGGCTGATCCTACAACAGTCGGATCTACTTGGCGGCAAATGATTGAACGCACCGATGAGGATCCTGCCGAATTGTTGTTCGATTGGCTCTCGGAGCTCGTGTACTGGAAGGATGCAGCCGGGGTAGTATTCAGTCGGTCGGAACTCACGTTGGCTCGCCAGGACCACGACTGCTGGAAACTGACGGGGTTACTGTACGGAGAGCCGGTCAACGGCTCAGCTCAGACACTGAGGGCCGATGTGAAGGGAGTCACCAAACATCTCTATCGATTGGGCCAAGAGGGAGGACAATGGGCCGTGAGGGTGGTGTTGGACGTATGA
- a CDS encoding RtcB family protein, which produces MKLNTDMRVNRIRDEVWEIPVTEKSGMLVPARIYATPSILQAMDAGVFDQVTNVACLPGIRRYALCMPDGHWGYGFPIGGVAAFDVRTGIISPGGIGYDVNCGMRLIRTDLTQQGVQPHLDRLMTELFRRVPAGVGASGFVRLDRSSFEDVMVHGARWCIEQGFGWHRDLEAIEEGGCITGADPSKVSDQAVKRGINQLGTLGSGNHYLEVQVVSSDQVFDKETASAWGITGHDQIVVMVHCGSRGFGHQVASDYLKIFERAMRRHGISVKDQQLACAPFASVEGQDYFAAMNCAANTAFANRQVITHQIRETFATVFGRPAEELGMELVYDVAHNIAKVERYPEGELVVHRKGSTRALGPGSPDLPSRYRATGQPVICGGSMETGSYLLVGTEGAVRDTFASTMHGSGRTMSRAQAKKAVRGEQIQKQMKQRGILVKAVSMSGLAEEAGFAYKNISEVVEAVDRAGITRTVAELRPIGNIKG; this is translated from the coding sequence ATGAAGCTGAATACTGACATGCGGGTCAATCGGATTCGTGACGAGGTATGGGAAATTCCCGTTACCGAAAAATCCGGCATGCTTGTTCCTGCACGAATCTATGCCACACCGTCGATTCTTCAAGCGATGGATGCCGGAGTGTTCGACCAGGTTACGAACGTCGCTTGTCTCCCTGGAATTAGGCGATATGCGCTCTGCATGCCGGATGGCCATTGGGGTTACGGTTTTCCCATCGGAGGCGTTGCCGCCTTTGATGTCCGTACGGGGATCATTTCGCCTGGTGGTATCGGCTATGACGTCAATTGTGGGATGCGTCTCATCAGAACGGATCTCACCCAACAAGGTGTGCAGCCCCATCTTGATCGATTGATGACGGAATTGTTTCGTCGAGTACCGGCAGGGGTAGGCGCAAGCGGGTTTGTACGGTTGGACCGCTCGTCGTTCGAGGACGTTATGGTCCATGGGGCTCGATGGTGTATTGAACAGGGATTCGGTTGGCATCGCGATCTGGAGGCAATTGAAGAAGGAGGATGCATAACCGGAGCCGACCCTTCAAAAGTCAGCGACCAGGCAGTCAAACGAGGAATCAATCAGTTGGGGACCTTGGGGTCAGGTAACCACTATCTCGAAGTACAGGTGGTATCCAGTGATCAGGTATTTGACAAAGAGACTGCTTCAGCTTGGGGGATCACCGGCCACGACCAGATAGTGGTGATGGTTCACTGCGGGTCACGTGGCTTCGGCCACCAGGTCGCGAGCGACTATCTCAAGATATTCGAACGAGCAATGCGGCGACACGGGATTTCCGTCAAGGATCAGCAACTGGCCTGTGCCCCGTTCGCTTCCGTCGAAGGACAGGATTATTTTGCGGCTATGAACTGCGCGGCCAACACGGCCTTCGCCAACCGTCAGGTCATCACTCATCAGATTAGAGAAACGTTTGCCACCGTGTTCGGCCGGCCAGCAGAAGAGTTGGGTATGGAGCTGGTCTACGACGTGGCGCACAATATCGCCAAAGTCGAGCGGTATCCGGAAGGAGAATTGGTGGTCCATCGGAAAGGTTCAACGAGAGCATTGGGTCCTGGCAGTCCCGATCTCCCATCACGGTATCGTGCGACGGGTCAACCGGTCATTTGCGGTGGTTCGATGGAAACCGGATCGTATCTATTGGTGGGCACGGAGGGAGCGGTGCGGGATACCTTTGCTTCGACGATGCACGGATCGGGGCGGACGATGTCGAGGGCCCAGGCGAAGAAGGCTGTTCGTGGTGAACAGATACAGAAACAAATGAAACAACGCGGCATCCTCGTGAAGGCGGTCTCAATGTCGGGTTTGGCGGAAGAAGCGGGGTTTGCGTACAAAAACATATCCGAGGTGGTCGAGGCGGTCGATCGTGCGGGAATCACAAGAACAGTAGCGGAACTCCGGCCGATCGGCAATATCAAGGGCTAG
- a CDS encoding IS30 family transposase, which produces MHTRSYRHLSAEERETLSLGLAQGHSRRTMARILGRAPSAVSREVARNATRGRPSRACTAQSHADTRVPHPRRPRNLLDPWLWQYVRTHLSRGGSPAQIAGRLRYTYPDDRRKRLSTETIDAGLYGLPRGTLRSERRAALRQAHKARRPRSRGTDRRGHIPHMTPIAVRPAEVASRTVPGHWEGDLIKGARHASAVGSLVERTTRLVIWARMAGTDADSAREGFTRKLRHVPAPLRKTLPYDRGKEMAEHERRAQRLASHVFFADPHSPWQRGTNENTNGLLRQYLPTGTDLSGYTQRQLNVIAHRLNTRPRQCLNFATPLEVFTQLRHHSSVALGT; this is translated from the coding sequence ATGCACACGAGATCGTACCGACACCTGAGTGCCGAAGAACGTGAGACCTTGAGCCTGGGGTTGGCCCAGGGGCATTCGCGCCGAACGATGGCGCGGATCTTGGGCCGTGCCCCCAGCGCCGTGAGTCGCGAGGTGGCCCGGAATGCGACACGAGGCCGTCCCTCTCGTGCCTGTACGGCGCAGAGCCACGCGGATACCCGAGTTCCCCATCCCCGGCGACCACGTAACCTCCTAGACCCGTGGCTCTGGCAGTATGTCCGGACCCACCTGAGCCGAGGCGGTTCGCCTGCACAGATTGCCGGGCGCCTCCGATACACGTATCCTGACGATAGGCGGAAGCGACTCTCGACGGAGACGATCGATGCGGGCCTGTACGGATTGCCGCGCGGCACCCTGCGCAGCGAACGGCGGGCGGCCCTGCGGCAGGCGCACAAGGCCCGTCGGCCTCGGTCGCGGGGAACTGATCGACGCGGCCACATCCCGCACATGACGCCGATTGCCGTCCGCCCTGCGGAAGTGGCGAGCCGCACCGTCCCCGGCCACTGGGAAGGCGACCTCATCAAGGGGGCCCGACACGCCTCGGCCGTGGGCAGCCTCGTGGAACGAACGACGCGCCTGGTTATTTGGGCCCGCATGGCGGGCACCGATGCGGACAGTGCCCGCGAGGGATTCACCAGGAAACTCCGGCACGTGCCGGCCCCGCTGCGCAAGACGCTGCCCTACGATCGGGGCAAAGAGATGGCGGAACACGAGCGCCGGGCCCAGCGGCTCGCCAGTCACGTGTTCTTTGCCGATCCGCACAGCCCCTGGCAACGCGGGACCAACGAGAACACCAATGGCCTGCTGCGGCAGTATCTGCCCACGGGCACAGACCTCTCGGGCTATACGCAGCGCCAGCTGAACGTCATCGCGCATCGGCTGAACACGCGCCCAAGACAGTGCCTCAACTTCGCCACGCCGCTGGAGGTGTTCACACAGCTGCGTCATCATTCATCCGTTGCACTTGGAACTTGA